The DNA region ACCAAAATAACGACCAGGCGGAGAGCCCTCTTCTTGCCAGGAGACATTAATGCAGTGAGGACACAAGCTACGCGGGAGTAGAAGAACACCATGCAAAGGAATGGAAGGAAGAAGCCTAGCAGGATCTGCTGGAATTGAAAGAGAAGCTGCCAGATGGAGTTGTGCAGGCCATAGTCAAGGTGGCAAACTCGTCTCCCGTTGTGGAGATCCTGCACCTGCATGAAGATAAAGTCAGGAATAGACAGCACTATGGAAATAACCCACACCACTGAAGAGACAAGGAAGCTCTTTCTTGGGGCCCGTAagtttttattggaccaagcaTGAACAATCTCCAGATATTTGTCCAGACTCATGCAGCTGACGAAGAAAATGCCACTGTAGAAGTTGGTGGTGTAGATGACACTTATGATCTTGCAGAAGGCATTCCCAAACACCCACTGAGAAGCTTCATATGTGGCCCAGAAGGGAAGGGTTACCACGAAAAGAAGATTTGAAACTGTCAGATTCAGCAGATACACCTCGGTCATCTTCTTGTTCTTGGTATATTTGATCAAGATGGCAAAGAGCAGACAGTTCCCAGCCAATCCAAGCAGAAACACTATTGTATAGAGCACTGGCAGGAACACCTTGCCAAATACCTTGACATTTTCCTTTGTGCAAAGCAAAAACTGGATGTAATCCTCCTCCTCTAAGTATTGGTAGTCATAGTCAGTCAGGTTGACTGGGTAATCTGTGGTATGCGGCATGGCAGACATTGGTACTGTTGCCAACATTAGTGGTAAACTTTTCAAGAGACCCCTCTTCTGcaataaaaacataaaagaaCCAATAGTGCATTTCAAAAGACATTTTGATCTACATACAAAAAGTGAGGTTTGCATGCTAAGTAATTTAATATGGAGATTTCTACCTCCACTTGATAGGTTTGAATACAGCCCAGATTGACAGTGCCTGACCCTCTGCCAGTTGTTTAGTGTCTTATGTTTGGTGACTCCAGCCCAGTCCCTGGTGGAGATGGCTACATCACCGGTCTCTACACGGGGTGTCAAAAGTTCAGCAGCCCTGGAGACAAACCTATACTCTTGCCTCTTTGGAATGGAGCTCTCAGGTCAAGTCTGAGGAACACTGAGGCAGTGTGGGATGCCTGCTGCTCTCCATGCTGTACCTGAGAAGTACATGAGGccttataaaaagagagagacagatgacAGGAACGCTATGGCTTCACTGCAAAAAGAGCTGTGCTTCTACGTCAAGATAGCTATCTTGATGTAAAATCCTCATGCAGAcaaggcacaggtagtttttaGTCCTTGATGCAGCTAGTCAAGATCGACCCTGTTGTTATGATTTGCAAGATCGTGTCTGTACAGTGTATGAATTTTGTTTGAGATGATGAACTCCGTATATATGACCACACgagactgcaaactccattttgattgTAAGGTTGGTCTTTACTTTTCTACTGTCTTTTAACTCCATCTAGAACTAGAATTCCATTGGGGTGTTGGTATATGGATAACAAAAGACGGTTGTTGACTTAAAGGGTTCTCCCATTGAAATGGAATAGCTCTGAACAACAGACTGACTCCCAACCAGGAGAAATGGCTTATCAAGGGAGAAGTTGCCTTGGCAACTAAGTCACCTGACAGGGGTCTGTGGTCCCCTGTTGAGGCTAATGAGGGAGTCACCCAATACAGAGACTAGAAGGTTATAAAAAGGGAGGAGCTGATCTATTTGGGTCCAGCTCAGGATGAGGGAGAAGCAACCCACCATGGAGGAGCCTATGAAGCAGGGAACTGTGCCTGTACACAGATGGTCCTCCAAGGACTCACAAGGGAAGGGTGAGCTAATGAGGGGCATTATGTTGGGATGTTTATGATGTAAATGATCTGTACGCTCTTGTGGGCTTTATCTGTTATGTGAAAGGGTGATGGTGTTAGAATCTAGgcaaagtgtctgtgtgtgttctgTGCTCTGTGGTACC from Chelonoidis abingdonii isolate Lonesome George chromosome 2, CheloAbing_2.0, whole genome shotgun sequence includes:
- the ACKR2 gene encoding atypical chemokine receptor 2, which produces MLATVPMSAMPHTTDYPVNLTDYDYQYLEEEDYIQFLLCTKENVKVFGKVFLPVLYTIVFLLGLAGNCLLFAILIKYTKNKKMTEVYLLNLTVSNLLFVVTLPFWATYEASQWVFGNAFCKIISVIYTTNFYSGIFFVSCMSLDKYLEIVHAWSNKNLRAPRKSFLVSSVVWVISIVLSIPDFIFMQVQDLHNGRRVCHLDYGLHNSIWQLLFQFQQILLGFFLPFLCMVFFYSRVACVLTALMSPGKKRALRLVVILVVVFFVLWFPYNVTLFLHLLQNLHVIKDCETSKHLDYAMQVTESLAFIHCCLNPVLYAFVNKQFRLHLKKILGAIFRRQDFFVLQQSETSCSTSRCTDQVEMKSITNV